A genomic window from Lotus japonicus ecotype B-129 chromosome 1, LjGifu_v1.2 includes:
- the LOC130736555 gene encoding L10-interacting MYB domain-containing protein-like: MAGRADPASSPQARLRTQAAKGAWRSVQNFKFLGFKSPSHVGNRSFNIVIEIEITTLKFPVYNYMDLYVSYLETKRILLDIFKEKQKKSAEASTIPSFYKKLVEMSQVHVKRKRADWSDKNLGIFLKVCVEEVRAGNRPHTHFTRTGWANIQAKFNNATKLAYDYKKFKNKWDHLKVDWALWTKLNAIESGLGWDATKRTVAASDEWWEAKIKESPEVGKFRDEGLKFFPEMEILFKGVVATGLAAYAPSEDSRDSHGQSIGVEESFDADIDEAETEEHGIEVEMTAQPSSSRGNGQRKRGREGEKKVGATANLSSQLERVINSFESSDPGSKNDPANINACVERLKNLPGLTRGSDLFYTGISLMDKRENRLIFLSLEEPTLQLGWIKSKHK; this comes from the exons ATGGCGGGGCGAGCAGATCCAGCTTCATCGCCGCAAGCACGCTTGAGGACTCAAGCCGCCAAGGGAGCGTGGCGAAGcgttcaaaatttcaaatttttaggcTTTAAATCACccagccatgttggcaatcGCTCT TTCAACATtgtgattgaaattgaaatcacCACACTGAAATTTCCAGTTTATAATTACATGGATCTGTATGTGTCTTAT CTTGAAACAAAGAGAATTTTGCTTGACATTTTTAAGGAAAAGCAGAAGAAAAGTGCTGAAGCTTCTACAATACCAAGTTTCTACAAGAAG CTTGTTGAAATGTCTCAAGTTCATGTGAAACGAAAGAGAGCAGATTGGAGTGATAAGAATCttggaatttttttgaaagtgtgcGTTGAAGAGGTACGTGCTGGGAATAGACCTCACACTCACTTTACAAGAACTGGATGGGCAAATATACAAGCCAAGTTCAACAATGCCACAAAGTTAGCATatgattataaaaaatttaaaaataagtgggatCATTTGAAAGTAGATTGGGCATTATGGACAAAGCTTAATGCAATAGAATCAGGTCTTGGTTGGGATGCAACTAAGAGAACAGTAGCTGCTAGTGATGAATGGTGGGAGGCCAAAATCAAG GAGAGTCCTGAGGTTGGAAAGTTTAGAGATGAAGGTCTGAAATTTTTTCCTGAGATGGAAATTTTATTCAAGGGTGTAGTTGCTACTGGTCTTGCAGCATATGCTCCATCTGAAGATTCAAGAGACTCTCACGGTCAAAGCATTGGAGTGGAAGAGTCATTTGATGCTGATATTGATGAGGCCGAAACAGAAGAGCATGGGATTGAGGTAGAAATGACAGCGCAACCATCATCTTCAAGGGGAAATGGACAAAGGAAGAGAGGTAGAGAGGGTGAGAAGAAAGTTGGGGCTACGGCTAACCTCTCTAGTCAATTGGAACGTGTTATTAATAGCTTTGAGTCAAGTGATCCTGGATCTAAAAATGATCCTGCTAACATCAATGCATGTGTAGAGAGGCTAAAGAATCTACCAGGGCTCACTCGTGGGAGTGATTTATTTTACACGGGCATTAGTCTTATGGACAAAAGGGAGAATAGGCTTATCTTTCTTTCCTTAGAGGAGCCTACACTGCAGCTTGGATGGATTAAGTCTAAACACAAATAG
- the LOC130731855 gene encoding uncharacterized protein LOC130731855 — MFRMKKHVFFHLCDVLQNKYNLRPTRNVGIYEQVAFFLYMVGQPASVRNLEERFQHSGETISRQFHSVLNAVCGLARDIIKPIDSSFSDVPDEIKNDVRYYPYFKDCIGAIDGTHIRVCVPPQLQATYIGRKGYTTTNVMAACDFNMCFTFVWAGWEGSAHDAKIFMEALRRPSLHFPHPPHGKYYLVDAGYPTFMGFLGPYKKNRYHLPQFRNGPRITGRVEVFNYYHSSLRNVIERSFGCCKAKWKILGSMPSYDLKTQNKIITACMALHNFIRRNDRSDEEFDANYENEDGGGENEAGPSTVTWEEPDFQSSLQMEQIREHIKNMFPTRV, encoded by the exons ATGTTTAGAATGAAGAAACATGTCTTCTTCCATTTATGTGATGTGTTGCAAAACAAGTATAACTTGAGGCCAACTCGCAATGTGGGAATTTATGAGCAGgttgctttttttttatacatggtGGGTCAACCAGCTTCTGTTCGCAATTTAGAGGAGAGATTCCAACATTCTGGAGAAACAATATCTAGACAGTTTCATAGCGTCCTAAATGCTGTTTGTGGACTTGCAAGAGACATAATTAAACCTATTGACTCATCATTTAGTGATGTTCCTGATGAGATTAAGAATGATGTCAGATATTACCCTTATTTTAAAGATTGCATTGGTGCAATAGATGGTACTCACATAAGAGTTTGTGTTCCTCCTCAACTCCAGGCAACTTATATTGGTAGGAAAGGTTACACTACCACTAATGTCATGGCTGCTTGTGATTTCAACATGTGTTTCACCTTTGTCTGGGCTGGGTGGGAGGGTTCTGCACATGATGCTAAGATTTTTATGGAGGCTCTGCGTAGACCATCATTGCATTTTCCCCATCCTCCTCATG gTAAATATTATCTTGTTGATGCGGGATACCCTACTTTTATGGGTTTTCTAGGGCCATACAAAAAAAATAGGTATCATCTTCCGCAATTCAGAAATGGACCTAGAATAACAGGGAGAGTTGAGGTGTTCAATTATTATCATTCTAGTCTTCGCAATGTGATTGAACGATCATTTGGTTGTTGCAAAGCAAAATGGAAGATACTAGGTAGTATGCCTTCTTATGATTTGAAGACACAAAACAAAATCATTACGGCTTGTATGGCTTTGCATAACTTTATTAGAAGAAATGATAGAAGTGATGAAGAATTTGATGCAAATTATGAAAATgaagatggaggaggagaaaatGAAGCTGGCCCAAGTACTGTTACATGGGAGGAACCTGATTTTCAAAGTTCCTTGCAAATGGAGCAAATTAGGGAACACATCAAAAATATGTTTCCAACACGAGTTTAG